A window of Lytechinus pictus isolate F3 Inbred chromosome 7, Lp3.0, whole genome shotgun sequence contains these coding sequences:
- the LOC135154668 gene encoding uncharacterized protein LOC135154668, translated as MAFNIWALTQKKTLYVYTSSLSVLVLAFIIVFDLLQYTVFERTDMTSQGFTESLLTIHVLSYYTALLGFVYNTKAGKRLGAAKLEWISVVATFLLSIMRVGIEISFLSFRKQAFKNFNE; from the exons ATGGCGTTCAACATTTGGGCCCTGACTCAGAAGAAGACTCTCTATGTATACACATCATCATTGTCTGTTTTGGTGTTGGCATTCATTATCGTCTTTGATCTTCTACAATATACCGTCTTCGAAAGAACAGATATGACCTCGCAAGGATTCACAGAGAGCTTACTG ACGATTCATGTTTTGAGCTACTACACGGCCTTACTAGGGTTCGTCTATAACACGAAGGCTGGGAAGAGATTGGGCGCTGCTAAACTGGAGTGGATTTCAGTTG TTGCAACGTTTTTGCTGTCAATCATGCGAGTAGGCATCGAAATCAGCTTCCTCTCGTTCCGCAAGCAAGCGTTCAAGAATTTCAACGAATGA